In one Zalophus californianus isolate mZalCal1 chromosome 10, mZalCal1.pri.v2, whole genome shotgun sequence genomic region, the following are encoded:
- the TBX19 gene encoding T-box transcription factor TBX19 has product MAMSELGTQKGSDGAVSRLLNVVESELQAGREKGDPTEKQLQIILEDAPLWQRFKEVTNEMIVTKNGRRMFPVLKISVTGLDPNAMYSLLLDFVPTDSHRWKYVNGEWVPAGKPEVSGHSCVYIHPDSPNFGAHWMKAPISFSKVKLTNKLNGGGQIMLNSLHKYEPQVHIVRVGGAHRMVMNCSFPETQFIAVTAYQNEEITALKIKYNPFAKAFLDAKERNHLKDVPEAVSESQHVAYSHLGGWIFSNPDGVCTAGNANYQYATPLPLSAPHSHHGCEHYPGLRGHRQAPYPSAYMHRNHSPSVNLIEGSSNNLQVFSGADSWTSLSSTPHTSILSVPHTSGPINPGPSPYPCLWTISNSSGGPAGPGPDVHTSSPGAFLLGSPAVTSPLSAQAPTSAGVEVLGEPSLTSIAVSTWTAVASHPFSGWGGPGGGGRHSPSSLDS; this is encoded by the exons ATGGCCATGAGTGAGCTGGGCACCCAGAAGGGCAGCGATGGCGCTGTTTCTCGCCTGCTCAACGTGGTAGAAAGTGAgctgcaggcagggagggagaaaggtgACCCTACGGAGAAGCAACTTCAGATCATCCTGGAGGATGCCCCTCTCTGGCAGAGATTCAAGGAAGTCACTAACGAAATGATCGTGACCAAGAATGGCAG ACGGATGTTCCCCGTCCTCAAGATTAGTGTCACGGGGCTGGACCCCAATGCCATGTACTCCCTCCTGCTGGACTTCGTCCCCACGGACAGTCACCGCTGGAAGTACGTCAATGGGGAATGGGTGCCCGCAGGCAAGCCAGAGGTCTCCGGCCACAGCTGCGTCTACATCCACCCGGACTCCCCCAACTTCGGGGCCCACTGGATGAAAGCTCCCATCTCCTTCAGCAAAGTGAAGCTGACGAACAAGCTCAACGGAGGTGGGCAG ATAATGTTGAATTCTCTGCATAAATATGAGCCCCAGGTTCACATAGTGCGTGTTGGAGGTGCCCATCGAATGGTGATGAACTGCTCCTTCCCTGAAACCCAGTTCATAGCTGTGACGGCCTATCAGAACGAGGAG ATAACAGCTCTCAAAATCAAGTACAACCCTTTTGCCAAAGCCTTCTTGGATGCCAAGGAAAG GAATCACCTCAAAGACGTTCCGGAAGCCGTCTCCGAGAGCCAGCACGTGGCCTACTCTCACC TGGGAGGCTGGATCTTTTCCAATCCAGATGGAGTGTGCACAGCAGGAAACGCCAATTACCAGTATGCTACCCCCTTACCTCTGTCTGCTCCTCACTCCCACCATGGCTGTGAGCACTATCCTGGCCTCCGAGGGCACCGGCAGGCTCCCTACCCTTCGGCCTACATGCATAGAAACCATTCTCCCTCAG TGAATTTGATAGAAGGCTCCAGCAATAACCTGCAAGTTTTCTCCGGAGCTGACAGCTGGACTTCCTTGTCCTCCACACCGCACACCAGCATCCTGTCCGTACCCCACACCAGCGGGCCAATCAATCCAGGGCCCAG TCCCTACCCGTGCCTGTGGACCATCAGCAACAGCAGCGGGGGCCCAGCCGGGCCCGGCCCCGATGTGCACACCAGCTCCCCGGGGGCGTTTCTTCTGGGGAGTCCAGCTGTGACTTCGCCCCTGTCTGCCCAGGCACCCACTTCGGCGGGTGTGGAGGTTCTGGGGGAGCCCTCGCTGACCAGCATCGCTGTGTCCACCTGGACAGCAGTGGCCTCACATCCCTTCTCGGGCTGGGGTGGCCCGGGTGGGGGAGGGCGccattctccctcctccctggatAGCTAG